The following is a genomic window from Spirosoma foliorum.
AGGCCAAAGTTGGGCATTTACACTAACAGAAGACGTTCAGATTGGTGATGATGCCTTGAAAGCTGGAGACATGCTCTATGCCATTGTAGACGATATAGATTCGCGAGGCAATCTATTCTTACGAGCAACTAAAGCTATTTCGACCCAGGAAAATACCAGTATTCCACTCACCTTACTGGCCATGAACCCGGCAACAGGCTTGGCAGGAGTACCTCGCCCCAAAGTGGTAAAGCCAGGCTGGGTTGTGCAGTGGAAGCTGTAAAATCAGAACCAGGATTTTTATGATTTTATTGACTGACTATGATTTCTTTGCTTCGCTTTCTTTGGAAGCCGTATCATATCATTCAAATCATAGTCGGTCAGTAAAATCACAAAAATCCCGGTTTACCAACCATCTGGCTCCAGAGTGGGTACATTACCGTAGGTAGCCCGGCAATCGCCATCGGGTAAAATCTGGCTACTGATAAAGCTGAGCACCGCTGGGTAAAAAACAGCGCTGGGAAAGCTCTGCTGCCGGTAGCGTTTTCTCGTAACAGATGTTACGGCGAAATAGCCTCTGGCTAAATCAGTCGGATCACTGGCATTGACCAGATTTCCCGTTACAGGTGCGGGGAGCGGATCAAAAATACTACCGGTTCGGGCATTTTGCTGTTGGTAAAGTTTCCAGAACTGATAATTAGACTGGGTAATCGAATATTGTTGTACTTCAATCAATTGCGGCCCGACCGCATAAATAGGCAATTGTAAGACGAATTTACCTCGAAGCGGGTTTCCATTAATAGCCTCATCGCTATACACATTGACAACATCGTTCGATACGGGTGTCCAGCAACGAGTGAAACATTTATTAGGGCTACCCAAGCTACAGGGTACGCCTAATGACATACGATTGGTATACCCGTAAGCAGTCCAACGATAATAGTTTTGTTCACTGGCAGGGTCGGTCGTATTGACCGCATACGCTATCGCATAGGGTGCTAGACCAATTGTTTTAACTAAGGATGATGAAATACTGTCAATTACAGGCACAGCAGGCATTCGTTCCGCTTTTGTAACATAGCGTTTACCATCGGTCAGTACTACACTCAGGCTGTAAGCTCGGCCCACCTGCCCTCTAAACGTTGAATCGGCGGTTTGATATAAGCCCAATCCTGTAGATATCAAACGCGTTGAGCGGCCCTGATCATCGGCCATGGTAACCTGAGCTTCTTTTACGTATTGGTCACTTACATTCTGTCCACTTCCGCCATAATTACCCGTATAGGTAAGCCGGACAGTATACGGAGGGGCCTCGTTCGTAATCTGGCCCTCTACCACCAAACGGGGAGCTTCGGTACGAATAGGTAAGCTTACCTGGTCGATACAGGCGGCTACTAAAACACTGATAAGAATTATAACGAAGAGCCGGTACATAACTAGAAATAGAAATTGTAAGCGATAGATGGAATCATGGTGCCAAATACCGACAGCCGGTACGCTTCTGTTCGCTGATTATAACGGGTGAAATAAATCGAGTATGGATTTTTGTGGGCGTACACATTGTAAATACCCAGTGTCCAGATCCCATACCGCTTTTGCGATTTAACAAATCGCGTATCCTTCGAAAAAGCTACGTCCAGACGATGATAGTCCGGAATACGGTCGGCGTTTCGGCGCGAATAGTCCTGTACCACATCGCCGTTATACGTGTATTGTCCATCTGGGTACGTGGCAGGTACGCCCGTGTAATACACGAAGTTTGTCGAGAATGTCCAGTTGTGCGACATTCCCCAGCGAGCCTGCATGTTCAGCGTGTGAGGCCTGTCGATATAAGAGGGGTAATACTCTCCGCCGTTAATCCGAAGCTGATCGAAAGGCGTTTGTATTGCAATTAGTGAGCGGGCATAGGTGTAATTAAATTGCCCGGTGAGTCGCCCGGT
Proteins encoded in this region:
- a CDS encoding DUF4249 domain-containing protein, with translation MYRLFVIILISVLVAACIDQVSLPIRTEAPRLVVEGQITNEAPPYTVRLTYTGNYGGSGQNVSDQYVKEAQVTMADDQGRSTRLISTGLGLYQTADSTFRGQVGRAYSLSVVLTDGKRYVTKAERMPAVPVIDSISSSLVKTIGLAPYAIAYAVNTTDPASEQNYYRWTAYGYTNRMSLGVPCSLGSPNKCFTRCWTPVSNDVVNVYSDEAINGNPLRGKFVLQLPIYAVGPQLIEVQQYSITQSNYQFWKLYQQQNARTGSIFDPLPAPVTGNLVNASDPTDLARGYFAVTSVTRKRYRQQSFPSAVFYPAVLSFISSQILPDGDCRATYGNVPTLEPDGW